Part of the Pseudodesulfovibrio mercurii genome is shown below.
CCAGTAGATGGGCTTCTTGCCCCGGACCACGCCGTCGCGCTCCATGAACCGGCCCAGTTCACGGGCGGTGGCCGCCTCGTACTCGGGCTTCATGGTCATGTACGGGTCGTCCCATACTCCGAACACGCCCAGCCGCTTGAACTCCTGGCGCTGGGTGTCCAGCCATTTGGCGGCGTAGGAGCGGCAGATCTTGCGGATGGTCAGGGTGTCGAGTTCCTTGTTCTTTTTCTTCAGTTCCTGCTCGACCTTGTGCTCGATGGGCAGGCCGTGGCAGTCCCAGCCGGGCACGTACTCGGCCTTCTGGCCCTGGATGTTCCGGGACTTGACGATGATGTCCTTGAGGACCTTGTTCAGGGCCGTGCCCATGTGGATGTGGCCGTTGGCGTAGGGAGGACCGTCGTGCAGCACGTATCTGTCGTCGGGGTCACCGGCGGCGACCATCTCGTCATAGGCCTTGATCTCCTCCCAGAACTTGAGCATCTCGGGCTCGCGCTGCGTGAGGTTGGCCTTCATGGGGAAGGTGGTCTGGGGCAGGAGCAAAGTTTTTTTGTAGTCGCTCATGGGTTTTCAAGTCCTCCGGGAACCATATATTTCTTTAAATCATAGTGGCCGTTTTGATGAGACGGCGTAGATTGGTATAAGCCGGACCGGAAGTCAAGCTTTGCACGGGCGGGGCGGGGACTTGCACAATGTTTACACGGCCTGCGAAACGTGCTTTTGTGACAAGTGGACGACAATGTCCCGAACGTGAACAACAGACGAATCAGGAGATATGATGGGAGTGAACAAACGTGAGGACGAGGCCGTGGAGCTCAAGGGGCCCGGGTACGTCAAGAAAAGCTCGGCGATCATGCTGGCGGTCCTGGGCGTGCTGCTCGGGGCCTTCATCGGCAACGCCGTGACCATGCTCTATGTCGGCCAGCGGCAGCAGCGGCTGAACGTGTCGACCCAGGCCGTGCCCACCGAGTCCCCGGTGCCGCACACGGCCGATCCCGAGGCCCTGGCCCGCCTGGAGAACGGGGCGGCCGCCGACCCGACCAACGCGGACCTGTGGATCGAGCTCGGCAACTTCTGCTTCGACCACAACCTGCCCGCGCGGGCGGTCAACGCCTACGAACGCGCCCTGGAGCTCAGGCCCAACGAGGTCAACGTCTGGTCCGACCTGGGGGTCATGTACCGGCGGACCAAACAGTTCGACAAGTCCGTGGACGCCTTCGGCCACGCCGCGGCCCTGGACCCGAAGCACGTCACCGCGCGGTTCAACATGGGCATCGTCTACCTCCACGACCTGAACGATCCGGCCTTGGCCCTGAAGGC
Proteins encoded:
- a CDS encoding tetratricopeptide repeat protein — protein: MGVNKREDEAVELKGPGYVKKSSAIMLAVLGVLLGAFIGNAVTMLYVGQRQQRLNVSTQAVPTESPVPHTADPEALARLENGAAADPTNADLWIELGNFCFDHNLPARAVNAYERALELRPNEVNVWSDLGVMYRRTKQFDKSVDAFGHAAALDPKHVTARFNMGIVYLHDLNDPALALKAWKEVLTIDPEAKSPTGQPVADMVQGLEK